The Spirosoma foliorum genome has a window encoding:
- a CDS encoding glycoside hydrolase family 43 protein, translating into MKLTVLIISLTISVGGALAQSKSASEQVKVNPPLTIEKDKPVWMLTYFRQRYPTRIEIDAKGNTVEVPLPDPMLINKLHIALSTDGRHWTPLNDNKPVWEHHVRDPYVRRGPDGLWRILSTGGGNRNDREKVGPSCLYITSTDLIHWQVEGSLPLMKDVRSESGAFAGNIWAPEWFYDDKTKEYVLFWSSSFKDAGWKESRLWSCRTRDWKTFTPASVFFNPPYSVIDGTLLKQNGTYYLFHKEEEFGAKTGERRAIRVATSKNLEGPYSPVNGPLNQGQIVPVITEGPTVLKDPLQKSWLLFYDYCMTNRFGVSSSPDLIHWRVEENVNFPPDARHGCVSLLTAAEAQTLLNTYPSKD; encoded by the coding sequence ATGAAGCTTACCGTCTTAATTATTAGCTTAACGATCTCAGTGGGAGGAGCTTTAGCTCAATCCAAATCAGCCTCCGAACAGGTAAAAGTCAATCCGCCACTGACTATCGAAAAAGATAAACCAGTCTGGATGCTGACATACTTCCGTCAACGCTATCCGACACGCATTGAGATTGACGCCAAGGGCAATACAGTTGAAGTCCCCTTGCCAGACCCCATGCTGATTAATAAACTGCACATCGCCTTATCGACCGATGGACGCCACTGGACACCCTTAAATGACAACAAACCCGTATGGGAACACCACGTTCGTGATCCTTACGTGCGGAGAGGGCCCGATGGACTTTGGCGCATATTATCTACCGGGGGCGGAAACAGAAACGATCGGGAGAAAGTAGGCCCAAGTTGCCTCTACATCACCTCAACGGATTTGATCCATTGGCAGGTGGAAGGTTCGCTGCCCTTGATGAAAGACGTGCGAAGCGAATCAGGGGCTTTTGCCGGAAATATTTGGGCGCCCGAATGGTTTTACGACGACAAAACCAAGGAATATGTCTTATTCTGGTCTTCGTCGTTTAAAGATGCAGGCTGGAAAGAAAGTCGGTTGTGGTCTTGCCGGACACGCGACTGGAAAACGTTTACCCCAGCCAGCGTTTTTTTCAATCCACCTTATTCGGTAATCGACGGGACGTTACTCAAACAGAATGGGACTTATTATCTCTTTCATAAAGAGGAAGAGTTTGGTGCCAAAACCGGCGAAAGAAGGGCGATTCGGGTAGCGACATCCAAGAACCTGGAGGGACCATACAGTCCCGTCAACGGCCCCTTAAATCAGGGTCAGATCGTCCCGGTAATTACCGAAGGCCCAACTGTGCTCAAAGATCCTCTCCAAAAAAGCTGGCTATTGTTTTATGACTATTGCATGACGAATCGGTTTGGCGTGTCTTCATCACCCGATTTGATTCACTGGAGAGTGGAAGAAAATGTCAATTTTCCTCCCGACGCCAGGCATGGCTGCGTTTCGCTACTAACCGCAGCAGAAGCCCAAACGCTACTGAATACGTATCCGTCGAAAGACTGA